CCACAGTTGGTTTGGAGGGACTCCTGTGGGTCCCGGGTAGAGAGATTGACAATGGCCTCATAACGGCCTTAGTGGAGCGATGGCGGCCCGAGACTCACACCTTTCACATGCCACATGGTGAGGTGACCATCACATTGCAGGATGTGGAGGTTCTTCTCGGGCTTCCTGTTGATGGTGAGGCTATAACAGGGAGCACACAAAAAACTTGGGTGGATGTGTGCCGAGACTTCCTTGGCTTTCGACCTGTAACTCAAAACAACCATAAGCAACTTGATGGGCAGAGGATTCTCATCAACCGCCTTTTGGAGGAAGTTGCTAACCCATTGCCGCCTGATGCTGAAGACGATCAGCTGCATAAGTACGCACGATGCTACATCCTAGCGCTATTGGGGGACACAATATTCATGGACAAATCCGGCGATAGGGTGCATCTAATGTGGGTGTAGCAGTTGGAAGACCTTCACAACCCACGGAGGTACAGTTGGGGAAGTGCTTGCCTTGCATGGTTGTATCGAGAGCTATGCAGGGCAAGCGAGGACACCAGTCAGATTGGTGGGTGCTTGTTGTTGCTCCAGTACTGGGCATGGGCCAGGTTCCCCTATTTGTGCCCGACAGTTGAGCGAGGCCCGCCAGTGGGTGCTTACGGTCCTCCTGTACGTGGTCCACTATCCCTGAAGTAAGTCTCTACCTCATACTGCTATAACATACTGTCTTCACCAAAGCACGAGTCTTATATTATGTTTTGagttctttttctatttggttctAACTTCTTCTTGAGTATTTTTATTTGCTATTTGAAGTCCTAGTCTCTTTAGGTTATTTATAAAGGCTTTATTGTAATCAGTAACACTCATAGAGATAGtgaattttaaaagaatgaTGACAGCTTATTTTACGCTTTGCCTTTGAGAGTGTTTGTTTAGGGtttatctttctttgtttcCCATTCTATTCACTCttttaaaccaaacaacaaCTGACTCATTCAAGATCCAATCTTTTTATTGATTAGCCCAACCCACACCATCAAATATCAAAGTCTATTTAAGAACCCTTCAAGATTTGATCAGAAACCTTAATTTAGTACTGAATTTTTAAAGATCCTACATCGATTGTCCTCTTATTATACTGTCTAATATTATGCAAATGACAGCCTAGATACTGAGTAATTATAGTCTGAACAAAATGCAAGACTGTCTTGCACATAAATAAGCTGCTAATGGTTACATGCTTGCAACCAAACTTTTGATGTGCTTGCCCTCTGAATTAAAATTATACCTAGTCGTCAACATGATATTTTAATCCCTCAAATACCAAAGATTAGACTGCCCTGAAGCCTTTCCAGCAGACAAAATGATACTTGATATActatttttcccttcaaatgGAGGTCCATTGAAACTTCTATAGCACAAACTATGCAGACAAGACGCAATTTACACCATGGAAAATGCAAAACTGTTTAGCTTTAAACTGCAAGACTTGGGTGCACAAGATAGATGccatgttttagtgttttattGAGGATTTTGTGTTTTAGTGTTTTAGTGTTTTATTGACTGGTACAGAGGATTttgctctttctttgtttttagcctcttttttttgggatttggtGGTTTAATTTGCCGTGTTTTTGAGGTTTTGTAGCGTGGCTGATTGGTTTGGGTTCTAGTTTGTTGTGTGATGCCATGGTTTTTTAGCTTGGTTGTTTTGGGGATTTTCGCTAAAATTTTGGTTGTGGAGCTGGATATTGGCTTGTTAGAAGGCTTATTTGGGAAATTGGATTTGGGCTTTTTGATGTGTTTGCTTCTGTGAAGTTTGATTGAGGAAGCTGAATAATCgatttttttcatttgcttGAGTTGCCTTTTGAAATGGGAGTTGATGGATATGGAAGttcttttgagcattttttAATTGTAGAATGTGTATTTGATGTgctatttatttggaaaaaaactCACGATTTCTGTGATTTGGTATGGAGGGAACATTTTCCCTGTGAGTGTACATGTGTATTACTTTCATCCAGAATTTTTTCTCTGTGAGTGtacttgtttttatttattaaattctaCCCTTTATTGCACATTTCCCATTTTGTTAAATTGCAATTAATAGGTGGCTGTTTGATTTGCTTGATCTTGCCTAATTCCAAGTGGGAAATAATTAATGCAAGTGCAAATGTAAAGTTCTGCAGCTCGCGAGTTAAGTTTGGTTTGAAGCTCCATATTAGTTCATTATTTGATGAACAGAGACTAAAGGGTGCTAAATCGTTGCATTATGTATAGGTCCAATTATCATATGATCATTCATTGCCTTAACCATTGACAATCTGCCTGTGTGTTTGGCATGTGCTTTTGctgtttttttggttgcttgggTAATTATGCGTTCAGAATTGCATATACTAAGGTCAGTGTAAAGATTTTCAAAGTTGTGGAGGAGGTTCCCTGTTGTAATCCTTGAGAGGGTTTGTTGAATCCTGCTGATTGTGAAGGGACTGTCAAACCAAACAAATATTTACATCACCTCAGACCTTTTCTATCTTGAAAGTCTATGACAGACTTTGCCTTTTCATTTACtcaattgctaaattacaactttttatTAGGGCCAAGTTAGTCCTTTGCTTCTTATCATCTAGTTgttttttctccaatttttgAGGATAACAAAATCTCTGTACTTTCTGGCATATTCTGCTTGTATAAGaatcttctttctattgtgctcttttttcctttttttttgttttttttggggggggggggggtggggggaggggggagtgGTTCTAGTATAAAAATTGACATAGGAAGTGGCTggtattattaaaataattgatCTTATAGTGGAGACCCAAACCTTATGTATTGGTAAGGATTTCAATTAGAAAATACCCATATGTTCATTGAGCTCCTTGTCTATTTTTGctaggtgtgtgtgtgtgtgtgtgtgtgagagagagagagagagagacctctTTGTATCATTGCTGCATGTGTGTGTTCATGCCCTTGTGTTCCTGTATATAACTGATTGTACCTGCCTTCTGTCTGTATGTTTATTTCTTAGGGGTGGATGCATAATCTAAATGGGctacaatttatattttgtctgTTCAGAACAAAATTAGTTCTTAGGATAATTCTGTGGCCTGAAAAGAAAATCTCAGTTGGTTCTGACTTAGCAGGGACATAGCTTTTGACTGTGgagatgaatatttattttattaaagaaattaGGGGTTTTTAGATATTTGTACTCTGACTTAATCCTCTTTCTGAATAGAAAGCATGACATCCATATGATAGATCACCAATGCCTACTCCACTTCTAGTGGGACATGAGAATTGGACTCCTTGGGATTTTACTAGTAAGCCCAAACTAAATAACTAAACTCAAAATAAGACTATTAGGACAACCCATctctaaaaaccaaaaaattatacattgGTCATAAcacctaaaattaaaatgatattaGCTTGCTACTTGCGTCATTCTCTCCTGGTAGAGAAAACTTGCCCTCGAGTTTTAAAGTGTTGAAGTAAGAGAAATcttggtttcttgaagtacatccttgacttaaaataaaatgatcaaatttaaatttccttttatttcttcatcttaAGTAGCAATGATGATAATGATACACTCACTAATCCACTTAAACCATTAAACTTTTCAATATGACAAAATCAATATCTTGAAAAAGTTAGTGCAGGCAACAGAACCTTTCTTTGATATGCAACATGAACTGGGAATAAGACGCTTCGGCCTCCATATTCTTTGCCTTTCCCTTGCGTTTTTTATACTCTTGTTTCTTCAATTTCAACTTCATTAGCAGCTTCCACCTCTTTAGAGTCTTTGTTTCATTAAAAGATCTTCTTCAGTTGCAACTTTGACTATATTGAGAATGGCAATTGAGACTAATTTCCAAACTTCCAATTCTTGAACAAATGGCATGATGCAGGCAAAGGAAAGCCAATctcagttttatattttatttgattgtgccAGGGGAAATTTTGTAATTTCCTAAATTCTAGACATGGGCTGTACTAATAGTCCATTAGGtcttattttgggtttttttttaagtctagtTATTTAGTTGGGCTTAGTAGAAAAAGCCCAAGGAGTTCAAGTGTTATTAGGGTTTTAAGAAATCCTATTTCAACTAGGAAAAGGTATTAGACTTCTATTTAAAGGGTTGTAATGCTTTCTACTGGGGgaggaaaaatatattttcagaCTTAAGAGCTAAGAAGCTTTGTCTACAGTTACAGACGGTTACGGTTCGTGTGATGCCAAGgaatttatcttttctttatttttctgttcACAGCCACCGAAATCTTGATTTTTCTCCTTTGTTTCATCCCAATCATGAACTACACAGAAACATTGGGGTCCAATAACACTTATCATTCCGGATTGATCATTACCCACTCCACAATCATGtaacttgattttatttattgattttaaaggCTTCTAGCAATTTTTTATGTCAACATAACAACATTTTAAACCGAGGTCCAATGTAGAATTTTATGTTAATCTACTATAATTTTGTGACTTTCAATATAGCTAGTTTGTGCTTTGTCTTTTAAAAGGGCCGTTTCTTATTCCAGtgatattattaattagtttaatatCTTTAAGATTATCTCAGTAGTTATATGTGATTACATTATCTTAGTTTTAACAGACTCATAAGttttatattgatattgatattattaattagtttaatatCTTAGTTTTAAcatccaattaacattaattgctacgtttcagcttttagtattATATTGATATTTAATATATGTGATTACATTATAGTTTTAAGATTATCTCAGTACTTATTGATCCATTCTTCTTGATTGTAGGTGGTTGTGGgtcccaaacaagaaaaataggcCCGCCCAAATTTTCAGGGACAGGTATCGCGAGCAACTAGCTTCCATGTTGCCAGACCAAGTATGAAAATGCCTTATTTTACGCTTTTACGAACATCCATATAGGTTTTGTGAACTTTGAAATATAAACATTGTTCCCTAATGTgttgtgtactttttttttgctattgtaGGTGGTGTGGCAGCCATATGAAGCTCATTTTGACGACCTCCCGCCGTGGTGTGTTGCAGGGAGGGCCGTATGGACGGCAACGGTGCCGCTTGTATGTTTCCACCTAGTAGAGAAACATACACCGGATCGTGTTGTTCGTCAATTCGGGATGATCCAAGAAATTCCCGAAGTTGTTAACACTGACAGAGTGCTTCATGGCATTGATTTGAGGGGGAAGATCGGTGTTAATTGGATGCAGAAACATGCTGTGCATATCCTTGAGTGGGGTAATCGCTTTTATCGGCGTTGTGAAGCAGTGCTTGGTGATATGCCTCCAGAGCACGAGTACCACGACTGGTTCAAAAGGGTGACTCGGAGGTTCATCGATAGGCCTGGTGCTGTAGTGACTCTGCTGGTAACTTCTCTATTTCTAACCCAAGTTACCGTGTATCTTACCATGAAACCACTGTTTAGAGAGCATGATGTTTGCCTCGTGTATTTTTTGCTTAGCACTTCATCTCCctttaatttgcaatttttagTAGCAGAaccaacatttattttattatcaattcGCATTGTTGATTTTGTATTGCAGGTCTAATATGTGTGGTCTTTTCATGTGCAGATTGAAGGATACGTCCGTTTGTTGAGGCGTCATCCAGTGGGCACGGAGGACCACAATGACATTACTGAGGTGCTGACGGCAGTGCAGGCGATGGCACGTGTCCAACCTCCTATCCCTGAGGCCTCGATTGAGGAGGCAGCTATGCCTACCGGCCCAAGCACGAGCACAGCTCCGGCCGGATGTCAATCCCGTCCGCCTGTTGCTACCCCTCAGCTTCTCCCTACCCCCGATCCCTCTGCATCCACCCCACATGCATCCGCCagccccaccatcccttcatCCACCCCACATCCATCCCCTACCGTCACCATCCCTTCACCCAACCCACATTCAGCTCCTACgcccaccatcccttcacctAGCCCACATCCAGCCCCTACgcccaccatcccttcacccaCCCCCCATCCATCTCCTTGCCTCACCATCCCTCCACCCACCCCACTTCCTTGTTCTGGCTCTGACGTTCGTCCACCCACCCCACAGTCATTTCTTCAGCTGTCACCCATTCCATCATTTGACCTGGGTACCCCACCTGACATGCAGTAGGAGCCACCCTCCCATAGTTCGTTTAGTACCCCTTCTTCAGCCATTGACCCACCCCATGTTCAGGCTGAGCAGGCGGTTGGGTTACCTACAGAGGCTGAAGGTCGGCCTAAACGCATATCAAAGGCACCTCCGTGTGGGACAGGGGGGCACAAACATGGACTCAATGTTGGGCCCGAGGCATctgatgaaggacatgcaagaCCTCCTCCTCATTATACGAGACGACGTAAGATTCAAAAAAGGTATCTGAAAGCTTAATGTGAAACAACACACTTTATTccattattatttctcttttcacATTTCAataagattatttttgttttcaatatggTTTGAACGTACATTATTGGAACTTGGTGAATGCCTCAAATAAGGACATTAGCTGGAGGTAGATATTCCAACAAGGATATGGTTCTTAAATGTGACAATGGAGGTAACCCAACATGTGTTGGTTGTTAAATGCTTTTGTTGCAATTTTATTCCTTGCatcatttgttattttaatctacatataattttattccGAAGATGATTGTTTTAGCGACGagtttgaagaagatgaagaaacaaTGTTTCTTGTTAAGGCGAGATCACGGAAAAGAATTAGGAATTTGGATAGTGTGATGGTTCTTAACTGTAACCTTAAGCTACATGTCAAATTAAGTATTTATGTGTGGAGTATTTGATTCATGAATTATTTGTAGAGAGGAATGACTTGTTTGATTtgagatttttgttaaaaagaatttcattgctGAATTTGCTATTCGTTCTGTTGCAGGTGACAGTTGGAGCTTGTAACATACCGGAACCTAATTCTTGGAAAGTTGTTGAGCATACCAAATGGAAGAGGTTTGTGCTCTTAAGCTCTCCTGTGCTGTCATTTCATATGCCAATGTGTATGTGTTAAACACAAATTTGTGCTTATTTTTGCACTTGTAgcacaatattttaatttgtgtATTCTAAAATGAGTTGGTGATATTTGGAAACGGCATAAAGGATTGTCAGACCTTAGAACACATACATGAGCTGATGAGCCTAGGTTTTGAGCTTTGCTTAGGGAACCCATTGCATTAGCTAGTTGCTAGGGAATGGGATTTTTGAAAGTTATCTTGTtgagtacctttttttttttttttttttttttttttttttttttttgtagcttCTTATAATGAACACATGCTATTAGGAAAAAAGTGGTCTTGAAGCCTTAGGATGAGGAAAGCTGAAAAGTGGTTGAGGGAGAAGTTTGAAATGttagcatttaaaaaattgtgaagttaccacttatcaaaaaaaaaaaatgggcagTTACcgaatcattttatattttctgtgGAGAGTTGGATATGAGTTTGCTGGATGTGGAGGAATTTGGTtaaatatgatgatgatgatgttatTAATGAATGGGATCCTTGTTACATCATTGGTGATATGGCACATGGTATACTTGCGGACTTTATTTGATATCTGCGGCCTTTGCTGGATTTGGTTTTCTCaagggttttattatttatgcaGCTGGAGCGGGCTTGGAAACACGTCTCCCACAGAAGCTATGCGTCTCTTTGTGAAAATATTGGAGGTCCATgcaattaagattttttagGGGCGTTTTCTTGTAATGTCGTGTAGAAACTTgggtaattgattttttttatattttccttttgtgtAGGAAGATGATCCAAGTTGGTATTCAAGAGCTTCTAACTTTGTTGCAGAGCCTGTAGTAGATGTGCAAATGAATGTGAGTATCATGGAACTTGTTTATATTGTGtagttccttcttcttcttcctctattTTTGATTGACTTAATCAATGTCAGTTAAGAATTTCATCTTCATATTTTGTCATAATAGATAACTGTACAgaacaatgtgaaaaaaatCTCTGCCGATAACCATATAACCACTCTGATATCTGCTCCACCATTACCATTTATGCTTCATCACTACCATTGCTGTTACCCATCACTATTACTTCTATTCTGCTGCTGTTGCTGGCACTGTATTATGGCAAATACACCATCTTTTTTACATTGATGCTACTAGCAAGGCAccataaatttacaaaaaagcATTGCGACCAAAGTGACGATGTCTCACTTAAGCCTCCATTATCATACCACTGTCACTATACCACTGCCTATCCAATCACTGCTGTTGCACTGGCATTCCCTGATTTCGACCCTCCAATCACTGCTGTTAATAAGAGATGGTTTGAAAACAGTTTGAATACATTTTTATCTAATGTTTCATATTGTTTACAATCTTACAATTGAACGGAAATATGTTGTTGACATTGATAAAAATATCGATATCACCAAGATAACTCCATCAACAAGAGTTGCTCTCCATAATGACAGTTATGTGCTTCATTTAATCTTGCCAAGCAAAGTTGATCCATTGGTCAACCTCATGAAAGTTGAAAAGGTTCCAGATTCCACATATGACATGATTGGCGGTCTTGACCagcaaattaaagagataaaggaGGTTTGCCTCGTGTACCCTTTTACTTTCTGCATTTAAACTGGTAGTGGCAATGGTGACAGTGAAGTGCAGCGGACTATGCTGGAGCTTCTCAACCAGCTGGATGGATTTGaagcatcaaataaaaaaatgtacattTCGTGTGTGTTTTCATTATGCAGAttgggttgtttagtttttggtaCTTTTCTTTATTGTGACCTCAACTATTTAAACAGATTCATCTCTTATTGTAAGTATTTGGCAAGCATGTCAAAATAGGCTTCATTCTTGTAAAGATTGCCagtattttattcaatttaaacaaTCTAAACTCTTTTCGATGGATTTGGACAGAATTATAAGTATAGTCTTGTTAATTCCATAACGACCTATTGCACTGGGCTATTAAAGTCTTCAGAAGTGAAAGATTGTGTGTTTTCTCTGTGCATAATCATATTatcccttcttccttttttcgtTTATTTTGTTTGCTGCAGGCTGTGTGCACAGAATCTGGGATGTTTGCTCTGAGGGAGAGGAGGGTTGATGTAACACAAGAAGATTTTGAGATGGTAGTGGCAAAGGTAATGAAGAAGGAGACCGAGAAAAACATGTCATTGCGGAAGCTATGGAAGTAGTGTGTCTCCATGTTAATGTTTTGTTTCACTCCACCACCCTGAATATAATTGATCCGTGGCTTTGTTCTTCACACACAGCCAACAGCTCTGTTCTTTGTATGGATATAAAAGCCACATGGGGGTGCCCACACTTTGTTGAAGTTTTTTAAATACCACTGGcatctttgtttattttgttaaatattctTATTGTGatacatttttatgtaatatGTGTTTTACTTCAAGTATCTGACAAGAATGTCCGTAGACAATGACTGTCAATCTGTTATCAATCTATTGGTTAGACGACCAGAATGATAATTAAAAATCTGTGCTTAGTGGACAAGCACATGTGGCTTAGTTTTCTGGGCATGTGTAGCTGTAGCATGAGACATAGCACTCAGGGATCAATCCTACCATGTAGTGGTTGTAAATGAGCTAATTAGAGTTAGAACttcaattatattcaaaataaaattaaaagaacaagTTTGAACTTTTAATATTCCACTCAATTTTCTTGCTTATAGTTTGTGCATTACAATGTGATATGAAATTATACTGAATGCGTGCTTTTTGTGTATTGTTGGATTGTGAAGACATGAgatgttgattttcttttctttttctttttttttggatttacagGGTTGGGTTACTTAGATGTTGGcagttgaaaacaaaaaaaccagattgtataattttattttgttcatttcagttatatttttggatttacaAGGTTTACTCTTCGATGTTGGCGGTTTAGTAAAAAATTACCTGAAATTAGTTCTCAAATGGggtaataacaaaaaattgaaaaaaaaatcccagtaGAAATGGGGTTACCATAAATGGAAATCAAGTCTAAGACTCGGTTTCTACTtacagaaatcgagtctctaagactcgatttccatttatGGAAACCGAGTATAagatactcgagttccactgggaatttttttttcttttttggccgcAGGTCACCAAATTGGGgcaaaagtaaaggaaaaaattcCCAGTAGAACTCGAGTATTTTATACTCGGTTTCTataaatggaaatcgagtcttagagactcgatttctatttatggaaatcgagtataagatactcgagttccactgggatatatttttttttttttgccacagGTGCATGGACCAGAATTAATTCCCAGTAGAACTCGAGTATTTTATACTCGGTTTCCAtaaatagaaatcgagtcttagagactcgatttctatttatggaaatcgagtataagatactcgagttccactgggattttttttattttttattttttttatttttttgccgcAGGTGCATGGACCAGAATTAATTTTCTCCCCTGCAGCAAATTTTCCAGGGTCCAGAACACATCAAACAACTACATACGCTGTGATACGCGAACGGAGCATACATTAAAGTTCTACAACCAGATTAAAACAGTaactattcaataaaattattgttggaCAAAAAGTCTTAGCACACAATGGCAGTTCAATACTAGAAGGGCAACTTGCCAAAGTAATATCATTGTTCGTATTATAGGAAAAAGCTGCATCACGCAACTAATGTAACGAGTAAAATGGATAGCAAATAGTTCAATTATCCGTAATTtacaacaataaacaaaataacaactaaGTTAATACAACATAGTCTACATATTCGCCTAGCGGAAGCTCCATACTGATATAACATATTATACATATTCACCTAACACTTGTCCATACTGATACAACATACTCTACATAATCACCTAGCTTGTCCATACAGAAGATCACGACAAGTCCCACGTACAATGTCACTTACGAAAATCAAGTCTCCGCTTGCCTGACAAACATTAAATACGGTTATTAGTTTCCAAAtgcaaagaacaaaaaccaaatgacattctgagtatattatataa
This genomic stretch from Quercus robur chromosome 4, dhQueRobu3.1, whole genome shotgun sequence harbors:
- the LOC126721440 gene encoding 26S proteasome regulatory subunit 8 homolog A-like yields the protein MFHIVYNLTIERKYVVDIDKNIDITKITPSTRVALHNDSYVLHLILPSKVDPLVNLMKVEKVPDSTYDMIGGLDQQIKEIKEAVCTESGMFALRERRVDVTQEDFEMVVAKVMKKETEKNMSLRKLWK